Proteins encoded by one window of Phosphitispora fastidiosa:
- a CDS encoding glycosyltransferase: MNQFAETFNDAHIFRMTDDTGMFQHARYSLPDLLEGYTTDDNARALIMAVMLYESLQKPEYLALVYRYLSFVLYAQNESGGFRNFMTYSRIFKEKEGSEDCFGRCLWALGYTLSSSAMPCGVKEACNAAVKRALPRIPTLEWSHGQAYALIGLSLIEGAEVDCLMSGLADSLVNRFAHFAGEKDWRWFENSLTYGNAVLPWSLFAAYSRLGQDKLIDVARESLEFIDQVTFYDGCFRPVGCKGWLVRHGELARYDEQPIEACAAALAHLAAHQATGNSAMLELAQRSFAWYLGENSCRESLIDAETGGCCDGITPDGLNRNQGAESIVGYCISGLALAQYERKVILL, from the coding sequence GTGAATCAATTTGCAGAAACCTTTAATGATGCCCATATCTTCCGAATGACAGATGACACAGGCATGTTCCAACATGCGCGCTACAGCCTCCCGGACTTGCTGGAGGGTTATACCACCGACGACAACGCCCGGGCCCTGATAATGGCTGTGATGCTTTATGAGAGCCTCCAAAAACCTGAGTACCTTGCGCTGGTTTACCGCTATCTGTCTTTTGTCCTGTATGCTCAGAATGAAAGCGGCGGATTCCGAAATTTTATGACTTACAGTCGAATATTCAAGGAAAAAGAAGGCTCAGAGGATTGTTTTGGTCGCTGCTTGTGGGCCTTGGGATATACACTGAGCTCGTCAGCTATGCCTTGTGGAGTAAAAGAGGCCTGTAATGCTGCAGTTAAGCGAGCCCTGCCCAGGATTCCCACTCTGGAATGGTCGCATGGCCAGGCGTATGCTCTGATTGGCCTGAGTCTTATCGAAGGGGCTGAAGTTGATTGCCTCATGTCCGGCCTGGCCGATTCACTTGTTAACCGGTTTGCACACTTCGCCGGGGAGAAGGATTGGCGCTGGTTTGAGAACAGTCTTACTTACGGCAATGCAGTGCTGCCGTGGTCTTTGTTCGCGGCTTACAGCCGCCTTGGACAGGATAAATTGATTGATGTGGCGCGGGAAAGTCTGGAGTTTATTGACCAGGTTACTTTTTATGACGGATGTTTCCGTCCGGTGGGTTGTAAAGGATGGCTTGTGCGGCATGGTGAGTTGGCCAGGTATGACGAGCAGCCTATTGAGGCATGTGCGGCTGCTTTGGCTCACCTGGCAGCACATCAGGCCACTGGAAACAGCGCGATGCTGGAGCTGGCGCAGCGGAGTTTTGCCTGGTATTTGGGCGAGAATTCTTGTCGTGAATCCCTGATTGACGCTGAGACCGGGGGATGTTGTGATGGCATCACTCCCGACGGCCTTAACCGCAACCAAGGGGCTGAAAGCATAGTCGGCTACTGCATTTCCGGCCTGGCTTTGGCGCAATATGAAAGGAAAGTGATTCTTTTATGA
- the typA gene encoding translational GTPase TypA produces the protein MSHETEVINIRNIAIIAHVDHGKTTLVDCMLRQSGIFRDNETVAERIMDSNDLERERGITILAKNTAVMYNEIKINIVDTPGHADFGGEVERALSMVDGVLLLVDAFEGPMPQTKFVLRKALEASLKPVVVVNKADRPDARPDEVIDEVFELFLELGATDEQLDFPVIYASARDGWAKEELEDSSTNMKPLFETIISSVDAPSCDAAGTFQMLVANLEYDNYLGKYAVGRINRGTVSQSDTIAVIRHDGTVARGKIARLFTYSGLKKTEINTAEAGDIIAVVGFEDVNIGETLADINNPQQLPVITVDEPTLSMHFMVNNSPFAGREGEFVTSRKLRERLYRELDANVSLRVEDTDSADALKVSGRGELHLSILIENMRREGYEMQVSKPEVIYKTIDGTLMEPMEYLMIDVPENAMGTVIENLGKRKGEMINMTPISTSETRIEFNIPARGLIGFRSEFLTETRGRGIMSHNFNGYEPYKGEIKARYNGALIAWETGEAVTYGMLQVEDRGILFIKPGTKVYEGMIVGMNNRDKDLEINVCKRKHLTNMRASGSDETLKLKEPRLLSLEESIEFINDDELVEITPTNVRMRKKVLNKDERAKYNKQLSVMKAQ, from the coding sequence ATGAGTCATGAAACAGAAGTTATAAATATAAGGAACATTGCCATTATCGCCCACGTAGACCACGGAAAAACAACCTTGGTTGACTGTATGCTCAGACAGAGCGGAATATTCAGGGATAATGAGACAGTTGCGGAGCGAATCATGGATTCCAATGACCTGGAACGGGAACGCGGTATCACAATTTTGGCCAAAAACACAGCGGTCATGTACAATGAAATTAAGATAAACATTGTTGATACACCGGGACATGCCGATTTCGGAGGAGAGGTTGAACGCGCCCTCAGCATGGTGGATGGCGTACTGCTGCTGGTAGATGCCTTTGAAGGCCCCATGCCGCAAACCAAGTTTGTGCTGCGCAAGGCCCTGGAAGCAAGTCTGAAACCCGTCGTTGTGGTTAATAAGGCAGACAGGCCTGATGCCAGGCCTGATGAGGTTATTGACGAGGTTTTTGAGCTTTTTCTCGAACTTGGGGCCACCGATGAACAGCTGGACTTTCCCGTTATTTACGCCTCTGCAAGAGACGGCTGGGCCAAAGAAGAACTTGAAGACAGCAGTACTAATATGAAACCACTGTTCGAAACAATTATTTCCAGCGTGGATGCTCCTTCCTGTGATGCAGCGGGGACCTTTCAAATGCTGGTGGCAAACCTGGAATATGATAATTACCTTGGCAAGTATGCTGTCGGCAGAATAAACCGGGGCACCGTTTCCCAGTCAGACACAATTGCGGTAATCAGACATGACGGAACTGTAGCACGGGGCAAAATTGCGAGGCTTTTCACTTACTCAGGGCTGAAAAAAACTGAGATCAACACTGCTGAAGCAGGTGACATCATTGCTGTGGTCGGCTTTGAGGATGTCAACATCGGGGAGACGCTGGCAGATATCAACAATCCCCAGCAGCTTCCGGTAATCACTGTCGATGAACCCACCCTTTCCATGCATTTCATGGTCAACAACAGTCCCTTTGCCGGAAGAGAAGGCGAGTTCGTCACCTCCCGCAAATTAAGGGAACGACTCTACCGGGAACTGGACGCCAATGTCAGCCTGAGGGTGGAGGATACTGACAGCGCCGATGCCCTGAAGGTTTCGGGACGTGGTGAGCTTCACCTGTCCATCCTGATTGAAAACATGAGGCGTGAGGGTTACGAAATGCAGGTTTCCAAACCGGAGGTTATCTATAAAACCATAGACGGTACACTGATGGAACCAATGGAATACCTGATGATAGATGTCCCTGAGAATGCCATGGGAACGGTTATTGAAAATCTGGGCAAACGCAAAGGTGAAATGATTAATATGACCCCGATAAGCACCAGTGAGACAAGAATCGAGTTTAACATTCCCGCCAGGGGACTAATCGGGTTCAGATCCGAGTTTCTCACCGAAACCAGAGGCCGGGGGATTATGAGCCATAACTTTAACGGCTACGAGCCATACAAAGGGGAGATCAAGGCCAGATACAACGGAGCCCTGATAGCATGGGAAACCGGAGAGGCAGTAACCTATGGGATGCTGCAGGTTGAAGACCGGGGCATACTTTTTATAAAGCCCGGAACAAAGGTATATGAAGGTATGATTGTAGGCATGAACAACCGTGACAAAGACCTTGAGATTAATGTCTGCAAGCGCAAACACCTGACCAACATGAGGGCCAGCGGTTCCGACGAGACACTGAAACTGAAGGAACCAAGGCTGCTGTCCCTTGAAGAATCCATTGAATTTATTAATGATGATGAACTTGTAGAGATAACGCCAACAAATGTGCGGATGAGGAAAAAGGTCCTGAATAAGGATGAACGGGCCAAGTACAATAAGCAGTTAAGTGTAATGAAGGCCCAGTAG
- the spoIVA gene encoding stage IV sporulation protein A, whose product MEKLDIFRDIAERTGGDIYLGVVGPVRTGKSTFIKRFMDLLVINNIKNVHDRERARDELPQSGAGRTIMTTEPKFIPQEAVEIPVSASLKVKMRVVDCVGYSVEGALGYEENDGPRMVRTPWFDEEIPFQEAAEMGTRKVIADHSTIGLVVTTDGSITEIPRANYIPAEERVVEELKELDKPFIVVLNSIKPKAPETQELAESLREKYNVPVLSMDVAEMMPEDILEILEEILYEFPVNEVNITLPKWIEELEEKHWLREKFEDAVRNTVREVRRLRDIDNAVDQLGTFDFVGMVNLSEMNMGTGIATIDMDAEEGMFYQILQEVSGFEIEGEHTLLRLMRDLSFAKKEFDKVASALNEVKESGYGVVTPRLDEMNLEEPELIRQGSRFGVRLKASAPSLHIIRADITTELTPIIGTEKQCEELVRYMLNEFEENPQKIWESNIFGKSLHDLVREGIQNKLHRMPENAQAKLQETLQRIVNDGSGGLICIII is encoded by the coding sequence TTGGAAAAACTGGACATCTTTCGGGACATAGCTGAGAGAACCGGGGGAGACATCTATTTGGGTGTCGTCGGCCCGGTGAGGACTGGTAAGTCAACTTTTATTAAGCGTTTTATGGACCTGTTGGTTATCAATAATATTAAGAATGTGCATGACAGGGAGAGGGCCAGGGATGAACTGCCGCAAAGCGGCGCCGGACGGACGATAATGACGACCGAACCCAAGTTTATACCCCAGGAAGCTGTGGAGATTCCTGTGAGCGCCAGCTTGAAGGTGAAAATGCGGGTTGTCGACTGTGTTGGTTATTCCGTGGAAGGAGCCTTGGGCTATGAGGAAAATGATGGCCCGAGAATGGTTCGAACCCCCTGGTTTGATGAGGAGATACCCTTTCAGGAGGCAGCGGAAATGGGAACCCGGAAGGTTATTGCCGACCATTCAACAATCGGGTTGGTAGTTACCACCGATGGGAGTATCACCGAGATTCCCAGAGCTAATTACATTCCTGCCGAAGAAAGGGTAGTGGAAGAACTTAAGGAACTTGACAAACCCTTCATTGTCGTCTTGAATTCTATCAAGCCCAAAGCTCCCGAAACCCAGGAACTTGCGGAGTCGCTGCGGGAAAAGTACAATGTTCCTGTCCTGAGTATGGATGTGGCCGAAATGATGCCGGAGGATATCCTGGAAATTCTTGAAGAAATCCTTTACGAATTCCCGGTAAATGAAGTTAATATTACCCTCCCCAAGTGGATCGAGGAGTTGGAAGAGAAGCACTGGCTTCGTGAAAAGTTTGAGGACGCTGTACGTAATACCGTAAGGGAAGTCCGCCGGTTGAGGGATATTGATAATGCGGTTGACCAGCTGGGGACTTTTGATTTTGTTGGGATGGTAAACCTTAGTGAAATGAATATGGGCACAGGTATTGCCACTATCGACATGGATGCTGAGGAGGGCATGTTTTACCAGATTCTCCAGGAGGTCTCCGGTTTTGAAATTGAAGGTGAACATACCCTGCTGCGCCTGATGAGAGACCTCAGCTTTGCGAAGAAGGAGTTTGACAAGGTCGCTTCAGCCCTTAATGAAGTAAAGGAAAGTGGATATGGTGTGGTAACCCCGCGTCTCGATGAAATGAACCTGGAAGAACCGGAACTGATTCGTCAGGGCAGCAGGTTTGGTGTCAGGCTTAAGGCAAGCGCCCCGTCCCTTCATATTATCAGGGCTGACATTACCACTGAACTGACTCCTATAATAGGTACCGAAAAACAGTGTGAGGAATTGGTTCGGTACATGCTCAATGAATTTGAGGAAAACCCGCAAAAAATCTGGGAGTCAAACATTTTCGGCAAATCACTCCATGACCTGGTCAGGGAAGGCATCCAAAACAAACTGCACCGGATGCCGGAAAATGCCCAGGCCAAACTCCAGGAAACCCTGCAGAGGATTGTCAATGACGGCAGTGGAGGCCTAATCTGTATAATAATTTAA
- a CDS encoding mannose-1-phosphate guanylyltransferase/mannose-6-phosphate isomerase — protein MKIIILAGGGGSRLFPLSRTRFPKQFLKLNGERSLLAQTIGRFAELVKPSDIVIVTNQEYVHYVKTELIASQAQEAHVLLEPVARNTAPAIALAARYCVDRLGCGLDEVVVVTPADHIIRSAETFTANLRQALNMAKMNKLVTLGVKPDSPETGYGYIQVGQPLGGGFAVESFHEKPNQATAEAYLTAGSYYWNSGMFVFTIGCFMDELREHQPDIYALSDTGLDTMTENFAEMPNISIDYAIVEKSKQVVMSPLTTEWSDIGSWDAIFNVLDKDENGNAIQGDCIPIDCSDTLILGHSRLIAGIGLEDLLVVETDDVILVAKKGESQKVKDLVSELTAQGRVEADEHTTIYRPWGHYTVLGSGQGYKMKKIVVNPGQVLSLQMHYHRSEHWIVISGTAKVTIGETQQMVHENESVFVPQTTKHRLENPGRLRLEIIEVQNGSYLGEDDIVRFEDMYGRVST, from the coding sequence ATGAAAATTATCATTCTGGCAGGCGGGGGAGGAAGCCGCCTGTTCCCTCTTTCGCGCACCAGGTTTCCTAAGCAGTTTCTGAAATTGAATGGCGAAAGATCGTTGCTGGCCCAGACAATAGGGCGGTTTGCGGAACTGGTTAAGCCATCAGATATAGTTATTGTGACCAATCAGGAATATGTTCATTATGTAAAAACTGAACTGATCGCATCTCAGGCCCAAGAGGCGCATGTTTTGCTGGAGCCTGTGGCGCGGAATACCGCACCGGCCATTGCCTTAGCGGCCAGGTATTGTGTGGATCGACTGGGCTGCGGGTTGGATGAGGTGGTGGTTGTGACTCCCGCCGACCATATTATTCGATCAGCGGAAACATTTACTGCCAATCTGCGCCAGGCATTAAACATGGCTAAGATGAACAAACTTGTGACGCTTGGTGTAAAGCCGGATAGTCCGGAAACCGGCTATGGCTATATTCAGGTCGGCCAGCCATTGGGCGGCGGTTTTGCCGTCGAGTCGTTCCATGAGAAGCCGAACCAGGCAACGGCCGAGGCTTATCTCACCGCTGGGAGTTACTATTGGAATTCCGGGATGTTTGTGTTTACAATTGGCTGTTTTATGGATGAGTTACGGGAACATCAGCCGGATATTTACGCGCTCTCTGACACGGGCCTGGACACTATGACGGAGAATTTTGCTGAAATGCCTAACATCTCCATTGACTATGCCATAGTTGAGAAATCGAAACAGGTGGTGATGTCGCCGCTTACGACAGAATGGAGTGACATCGGCTCGTGGGATGCCATCTTTAACGTGTTGGACAAGGATGAGAATGGCAATGCTATTCAGGGTGACTGTATTCCCATTGACTGTTCAGATACTTTGATTTTGGGACACAGCCGTCTTATCGCCGGTATTGGACTGGAAGACCTCTTGGTAGTTGAGACCGACGATGTTATCTTAGTCGCCAAAAAGGGCGAGTCGCAGAAGGTAAAAGACTTAGTGAGTGAACTCACGGCACAGGGCCGGGTGGAAGCGGATGAACATACAACCATATATCGCCCTTGGGGGCACTATACGGTGCTAGGTTCCGGGCAGGGCTATAAAATGAAGAAGATCGTTGTTAATCCGGGGCAGGTACTTAGCCTGCAGATGCATTATCACAGGAGTGAGCATTGGATCGTTATCAGTGGTACAGCAAAGGTGACTATCGGTGAAACCCAACAGATGGTCCATGAGAACGAAAGCGTGTTTGTGCCGCAAACGACCAAACACCGTCTGGAAAATCCGGGCAGGCTTCGGCTTGAGATTATTGAGGTGCAAAACGGCAGTTATCTGGGTGAGGACGATATCGTACGATTTGAAGATATGTATGGCCGGGTAAGCACATAG
- a CDS encoding glycosidase, producing the protein MNHNKFETKLKSNGSGFKELFLRNPNNPILTANDWPYPAHTVFNPGVTIFHGKVLLLARVEDRRGFSHLTKAISEDGVGNWQIDAVPTLEPDLDNHPEERWGIEDPRISWLGELDKWAITYTAYSRGGPLVAMALTDDFVNFNRIGPVMPPEDKDAALFPRRINGKWALIHRPIVTNYVPGAHIWLSYSDDLVHWSNGRVLMYARRGGWWDGGKIGLCAPPLETAEGWLMIYHGVRHTAAGAIYRLGLALLDLEDPLKVLRRSDEWVFGPVTPYERQGDVADVVFPGGWVLDDTTGLLKMYYGGADTCIALATASIGDLLEYLRKCPEPKNEVNY; encoded by the coding sequence ATTAATCATAATAAATTTGAGACTAAACTGAAAAGCAATGGCAGTGGCTTTAAAGAACTCTTTCTGCGGAATCCGAACAATCCGATTTTGACGGCCAATGATTGGCCGTACCCGGCACATACCGTGTTCAATCCAGGGGTGACTATTTTTCATGGAAAGGTCCTGCTCCTTGCCCGGGTAGAGGATAGACGGGGATTTTCCCACCTTACCAAGGCCATCAGTGAAGATGGGGTTGGCAACTGGCAGATTGACGCCGTACCGACCCTGGAGCCTGATTTGGATAATCACCCTGAAGAACGATGGGGGATTGAAGACCCTCGGATTTCTTGGCTTGGAGAACTGGACAAGTGGGCTATTACCTATACTGCTTATTCTCGCGGCGGACCGCTCGTAGCTATGGCGTTAACGGACGATTTCGTAAATTTTAACCGGATTGGACCGGTTATGCCGCCGGAAGATAAAGATGCCGCGCTTTTTCCGCGCCGGATTAACGGGAAATGGGCGCTCATCCATCGTCCGATTGTTACTAACTACGTACCAGGCGCACACATCTGGCTGTCATACTCCGACGACCTGGTCCATTGGAGCAACGGCAGAGTCCTTATGTACGCCCGTCGAGGCGGCTGGTGGGATGGCGGCAAAATCGGCCTTTGCGCCCCTCCCTTAGAGACTGCTGAAGGCTGGCTTATGATATACCACGGGGTGCGCCATACAGCTGCCGGAGCGATTTACCGGCTTGGGTTGGCATTGCTTGATCTGGAAGATCCTCTTAAGGTCTTGCGGCGGAGTGATGAATGGGTGTTTGGCCCGGTGACGCCGTATGAACGGCAGGGAGATGTGGCCGATGTGGTTTTTCCGGGTGGCTGGGTGCTGGATGATACGACCGGACTGCTAAAAATGTACTACGGAGGAGCGGATACGTGCATTGCTTTGGCTACAGCTTCCATAGGCGATTTACTGGAATACCTGCGCAAGTGTCCGGAGCCAAAGAATGAGGTGAATTACTGA
- a CDS encoding phosphoglucomutase/phosphomannomutase family protein, whose amino-acid sequence MIEFGTDGWRGIISEDFTFNNVRLVSEGIANYVNSNREAGKGIVVGYDARFLSAKYAADCAAVLAGKGIKVWLADSILTTPALSWHVRDYAAAGGVMITASHNPGEYNGLKFKAAYGGSASPEIMVEIEKFVRPLEESGRTFPKPAMSPEVEYFSPRAAYLEHVKAMLDKKTLTGLKGKVIFDVMHGAAMGYPSELAKEYGLDMLELHSEYNPSFGGTNPEPIEKNLAALRQAMGEHQAYIGLATDGDGDRIGAMDADGRFINPHQIMALLIKYFVEKRGWTGGIALTVTVSELVKQVAGKYGLKLYETPVGFKYITTLMLNEDILLGGEESGGIGLKGYIPERDGIMLGYFLIEMVAAYGKTLGQLIDEMMGELGRFCYEREDIHLEMEKKDHLMKTLAGNPPRMLDGLEFLSNNLSDGCKLYLSDGWVMFRASGTEPIVRIYAEANDPGRLKEIINKAIRYANNA is encoded by the coding sequence GTGATAGAATTTGGTACTGACGGTTGGCGCGGAATTATCAGTGAAGATTTCACCTTTAATAATGTCCGACTGGTCTCTGAAGGCATTGCAAACTATGTTAACAGTAACCGCGAAGCAGGAAAAGGCATTGTGGTTGGTTATGATGCCCGGTTTTTGTCGGCGAAGTATGCGGCTGACTGTGCGGCAGTGCTGGCCGGTAAAGGAATTAAGGTTTGGCTGGCCGATAGTATTCTGACAACCCCGGCGCTTAGCTGGCACGTAAGAGATTACGCCGCTGCCGGTGGTGTCATGATTACGGCAAGCCACAATCCGGGCGAATATAATGGGCTCAAGTTTAAAGCCGCTTATGGCGGGTCTGCTTCGCCGGAAATCATGGTCGAAATCGAGAAATTTGTCAGGCCGCTGGAAGAGAGCGGACGTACGTTTCCCAAGCCGGCCATGTCGCCGGAGGTAGAGTATTTTTCGCCGCGCGCTGCATATCTTGAGCACGTCAAGGCGATGCTGGATAAAAAGACTCTGACTGGTTTAAAGGGAAAAGTTATATTTGATGTCATGCACGGCGCGGCGATGGGATACCCGAGTGAACTGGCAAAGGAATACGGACTGGATATGCTTGAACTGCACAGTGAGTATAATCCTTCTTTTGGCGGCACAAACCCGGAGCCCATCGAGAAAAACCTTGCTGCACTAAGGCAGGCCATGGGGGAACATCAGGCATACATCGGCCTGGCCACAGATGGTGACGGTGACCGCATAGGCGCTATGGACGCCGACGGTCGTTTTATCAACCCTCACCAGATTATGGCCCTCCTGATAAAATATTTTGTTGAAAAGCGTGGCTGGACCGGTGGGATTGCGCTGACGGTAACAGTATCGGAACTGGTGAAGCAAGTCGCCGGGAAGTATGGCCTGAAGCTTTATGAAACGCCGGTTGGGTTTAAGTATATCACTACACTGATGCTAAATGAGGATATTTTGCTTGGTGGTGAGGAGTCAGGCGGCATTGGTCTGAAGGGCTATATCCCTGAACGGGATGGCATTATGCTGGGATATTTTTTAATTGAGATGGTGGCCGCTTATGGCAAAACGCTGGGCCAGTTAATTGATGAGATGATGGGGGAACTAGGCCGGTTCTGTTATGAACGGGAAGATATCCACCTGGAAATGGAAAAAAAGGATCATCTCATGAAGACACTTGCCGGGAACCCGCCGAGGATGTTGGATGGGCTGGAGTTTTTGTCAAACAATTTATCGGATGGATGCAAACTATATTTGTCGGATGGCTGGGTAATGTTCCGGGCTTCCGGTACGGAGCCTATCGTGCGCATTTATGCTGAGGCTAATGACCCCGGCCGTCTGAAGGAAATTATAAATAAAGCCATACGCTATGCAAACAACGCGTAA
- a CDS encoding GreA/GreB family elongation factor: MHLKAEQRSSWRNSVRLNSIVTLRYQYTVNDEKETAYETFKIVGSLADDCVHNCVSFSSKTGKALWGGVKDQNVSIEGYDTASIVKIVNNAISYGVGQDSIIEIELYKDFDCTDFAGTKVVGCHDDIRSQFKNKEINSVVKLYHPRKRPEFAKIRGTVSCQEAQLIKGANMNSYLDAGDYREALKAISGIREFIVDSGDITENTIEIIEKMVICYLNTNSVTDAIDVLNYLLNFKFDKGLMNKVNVMINILTKVKAELEASTIEEKTPATRSNAYSSYAGLGRISSDLGVFSEAINFYKKAIKIGHDQQCGEEELIEAYKGLVTVFVKTENIEKAQQYAEIWNGIAEKVMNADLQKTLKSISDLLSTFSNNPRAKDTKRRILALLNCA; encoded by the coding sequence ATGCATTTAAAAGCAGAACAGAGAAGCAGTTGGCGAAACTCTGTCAGATTGAATAGTATTGTAACACTTAGATATCAATATACGGTTAATGACGAAAAAGAGACGGCCTATGAAACCTTTAAGATTGTAGGCAGTTTGGCAGACGATTGTGTTCACAATTGTGTTAGCTTTAGCAGCAAAACCGGCAAGGCTCTATGGGGTGGGGTTAAGGATCAGAATGTTTCAATTGAAGGATATGATACTGCCTCAATTGTTAAGATAGTAAACAATGCGATATCTTACGGGGTTGGCCAGGACAGCATTATAGAAATAGAGCTTTACAAAGACTTTGATTGCACAGACTTTGCCGGGACAAAAGTGGTGGGTTGTCATGATGATATCAGGAGTCAATTTAAAAATAAAGAAATCAACAGTGTCGTAAAATTATATCACCCCAGAAAGAGACCGGAGTTTGCTAAAATAAGAGGAACTGTTTCCTGCCAGGAAGCACAACTGATTAAAGGGGCAAATATGAATTCTTACCTGGATGCCGGCGATTATCGTGAAGCCTTAAAAGCTATCAGTGGTATTCGGGAGTTTATTGTGGATTCTGGAGATATCACAGAGAATACCATTGAGATAATTGAAAAAATGGTAATTTGTTACCTGAATACCAATTCCGTTACAGATGCTATAGATGTTCTGAACTATTTGCTTAATTTTAAATTTGACAAGGGTCTGATGAACAAGGTGAATGTCATGATTAATATTCTGACGAAAGTTAAGGCCGAACTTGAAGCTAGTACCATTGAGGAGAAGACACCCGCCACCAGAAGCAATGCTTATAGTTCATACGCTGGTTTGGGCAGAATTTCCAGTGACTTGGGTGTTTTTAGCGAAGCAATTAACTTTTATAAAAAAGCGATAAAGATCGGTCATGATCAGCAGTGTGGGGAAGAGGAGTTAATTGAGGCTTACAAGGGATTGGTAACAGTGTTTGTTAAAACCGAAAATATCGAAAAAGCCCAACAATATGCTGAGATTTGGAATGGTATAGCGGAAAAGGTTATGAATGCCGACCTGCAAAAAACATTAAAGTCTATATCTGATTTATTAAGTACATTTTCTAATAATCCACGGGCTAAGGACACAAAACGCAGAATACTTGCTTTATTGAATTGTGCTTAA
- a CDS encoding glycosyltransferase family 4 protein gives MKVKKMSQIRNVTFLSTYPPRVCGLATFTEDLVNEIDKGSLFRPTVIAVTNTEEYEDLRVVAKLSQHNRDSYYQTARWANMHTDLLVIEHEYGIFGGDCGEYIIDLAKNLTVPFIITTHTVLMNPSQKQKLVLGELGRLASMVVTMAESAVPLLIETYGIEPGKVMVIPHGVPSISVKPREELKVSHGLDNKQVISSFGLLSPAKGLEYGIEAVAKVVPEYKNLVYLILGKTHPCVKQLDGESYRDSLIALAERLGVRDNIRFIDKYLTKDEVITYLHLSDMYMTPYLSKEQAVSGTLAYAVGCGRVVVSTPYRYAQELLGGGRGMLGEFRDAGSLASCIRGVLDNPWQKKEMEKKILAVGQQMTWAKVAGRYTRLFINLIDAPQQKGVSLPKSLKYPIDGKVGRISESICRNL, from the coding sequence ATGAAGGTGAAAAAAATGAGCCAGATAAGGAATGTTACGTTTTTAAGCACATATCCTCCTCGGGTATGTGGGTTGGCTACATTTACGGAAGATCTGGTGAATGAAATCGACAAAGGGTCGTTATTCCGACCGACGGTTATTGCGGTTACCAATACTGAGGAATACGAGGACTTGCGGGTGGTGGCCAAACTTAGCCAGCACAACCGTGACAGCTACTACCAAACAGCCAGATGGGCAAACATGCATACCGACTTGCTGGTTATTGAGCATGAATATGGAATATTTGGCGGAGACTGTGGCGAATACATTATCGATTTAGCCAAGAATTTAACGGTACCTTTTATAATCACGACACATACTGTACTTATGAATCCATCCCAAAAACAAAAACTGGTTTTAGGGGAGCTTGGACGACTGGCCTCAATGGTGGTGACGATGGCTGAAAGTGCAGTCCCGCTATTAATAGAGACGTATGGTATTGAGCCAGGTAAAGTAATGGTTATTCCCCACGGGGTTCCAAGCATATCAGTTAAACCGCGGGAAGAACTAAAAGTCAGTCATGGCTTGGATAACAAGCAGGTCATCAGCAGTTTTGGCCTCTTAAGCCCTGCTAAAGGGCTGGAGTATGGAATTGAAGCTGTGGCTAAAGTTGTGCCGGAATACAAAAATCTGGTTTACCTCATCCTCGGCAAAACCCATCCCTGTGTTAAACAACTGGATGGCGAAAGTTACCGGGATAGCCTGATCGCCTTGGCGGAACGCCTGGGGGTGAGGGATAATATCCGGTTTATCGACAAGTACCTGACGAAAGATGAAGTAATAACATATCTCCATTTGTCTGACATGTATATGACGCCTTATCTGTCAAAAGAGCAGGCGGTCAGCGGGACATTGGCGTATGCTGTGGGATGCGGGCGGGTCGTCGTATCGACTCCATATCGTTATGCCCAGGAATTGCTGGGCGGTGGCCGGGGTATGCTTGGTGAATTCAGGGATGCCGGATCTTTGGCGTCGTGCATCAGAGGTGTACTCGACAATCCTTGGCAAAAAAAAGAAATGGAAAAAAAGATCTTGGCAGTCGGACAGCAGATGACGTGGGCCAAAGTAGCCGGTCGCTATACCAGGCTGTTCATAAACCTCATAGATGCACCCCAACAAAAGGGAGTATCCCTGCCGAAATCATTGAAGTATCCTATTGACGGGAAAGTGGGTAGAATAAGTGAATCAATTTGCAGAAACCTTTAA